ACCGTGTTCGGGTTGACGGCGGCGACCGCGCGGACCAGGTCGTCCTGGCGGCCGGGGAGCCTCAGATCCGTACGGTCGAAGCCCTCGGACTCGACGCGGTCGGTGGTGGCGACCATGACGACGGCCGTGTCGGCGTTGCGCGCCGCCTCGACGGCCTCGGCGATCAGCTCGTCGGGGTCGCGCCGCGGGGCGGAGTGGCAGAGCGCGAAGGTGATGACCTTCATGGGGATGTCGTCGGGGAACTGGACGACACAGGTGAGGGAGACGTCGACCGGCTCACCGACGGTGAGTTCGGCCCGGGCGCGGGGGACGGGGGCGCCGAAGAAGGCCTCGAAGGGGTCGTCCTTGTCGGGGCGCTGGACGTCGTCGTAGTACGTCGTCCCGCCGACGGTGAGCGTGAAGGCGCCCATGCCCTTGATGCCGAAGGTGTGCGGCCCGGACTCGCGAGGGGTGAAGGTGCCGGTCAACTCGACGGTGTGGAGGGTGTCGTGGTGGACGCCCTCGGGGAGGTCCGAGCCCATCCACTGGATCAGGCCGCCCGGGGCGGACCGGGTGCCGGTCACGGTGCCGTCGGCGTCCCGGCAGACCGCCCTGAGCGTGAATCCCTGGTCCGCGACGGCGAGTTCGGTGGCCGGATCGGCGCCGACGGCATAGGTGAGGGTGCCTTCGGGGAGGGCGGCGGTGAGTCCGTCCAGCGGGGAGACGATCCTGGCCGGGAAGACGGTGGCGGATCCGCCGCCGAGGACGCGGGCGTCACGCGCGGCGGCGCCGATCAGGGCCACCGTGCCGGGCTTCAGGGGAAGAGCACCGCGCTCGTTGCGGACGAGGACGAAGGAGCGGCGGGCGATCTCACGGGCGAGGGCCTCGCCGTCGACGGGCGCGGGCGGTTCGGCCACGACGGGTTCGGCGCCGTCGAGGATCCCGACGCGGGCGGCGAGCCGCAGCACGCGCCGCACGGCGGCGTCGACGGTGGCCTCGGCGACCTCGCCATCCCGGACGGCCTGCGCGAGGGCTTCGCCGTAGACGGTCCGCGGGCCGGGCATGGCCACGTCCAGGCCGCCGCTGGCGGCGCCGACCGTGTCCCGGGCGGCCATCCAGTCGGAGACGTTGAAGCCGTCGAAGCCCCATTCACCGCGCAGGACTTCGTTGACGAGGTGGTGGTGCTCGGTCATCGTCGTGCCGTTGACCGTGTTGTAGGCGGTCATGATGCCCCAGGGATGGGCGTTCTCGACGATGGCCTCGAAGGGGGCCAGATACAGCTCGCGCAGGGCGCGTTCGGAGACCAGGTTGTTCACGGTGAAGCGGTCGGTCTCGGCGTCGTTGGCGACGAAGTGCTTGACGGTGGTGCCGACTCCGCCGGACTGGACGCCGGTGACATAGCCGCTGCCGATCACCCCGGTCAGATACGGGTCCTCGCTGTAGCACTCGAAGTGCCGGCCGCCGAGCGGGGAGCGGTGCAGGTTGACCGTGGGCGCGAGCAGCACGTGGACGCCCTTGCGCCGGGCCTCCTGGGCGAGCAGCACGCCTGCCCGGCGGGCGAGTCCGGGGTCCCAGGTGGCGGCGAGCGCGGTCGGTGAGGGCAGGGCGACGGAGGGGTCGTCCGCGGTCCAGCGCACGCCCCGGACGCCGATCGGGCCGTCGGACATCACGAGCGGCTTCAGGCCGATCTCGGGCAGGGCAGGCAGGGTCCACATGTCCTGTCCGGACAGCAGCCGCGCCTTGGCGTCCAGGTCGAGCGTGCCGAGAGCGGCCTCGACGACCGCCTCACGGGCCGTGTCGGCCGGGGTGGGCTGGGATCCCGCCATCGGGTGTCTCCTCGCTGAAGTCCGTTGCAGTCCGTGCAGGTGCCTTCCATCGTGCATCCGCCACCTGTAGAGCGGTAGGTTTCGTTATTCTGCCGTTATATTCGATGGGCGAGGATGCCGTAGGTTGATGTCATGAACGCGAGGGTCAGGAGC
The genomic region above belongs to Streptomyces sp. CG1 and contains:
- a CDS encoding beta-glucosidase is translated as MAGSQPTPADTAREAVVEAALGTLDLDAKARLLSGQDMWTLPALPEIGLKPLVMSDGPIGVRGVRWTADDPSVALPSPTALAATWDPGLARRAGVLLAQEARRKGVHVLLAPTVNLHRSPLGGRHFECYSEDPYLTGVIGSGYVTGVQSGGVGTTVKHFVANDAETDRFTVNNLVSERALRELYLAPFEAIVENAHPWGIMTAYNTVNGTTMTEHHHLVNEVLRGEWGFDGFNVSDWMAARDTVGAASGGLDVAMPGPRTVYGEALAQAVRDGEVAEATVDAAVRRVLRLAARVGILDGAEPVVAEPPAPVDGEALAREIARRSFVLVRNERGALPLKPGTVALIGAAARDARVLGGGSATVFPARIVSPLDGLTAALPEGTLTYAVGADPATELAVADQGFTLRAVCRDADGTVTGTRSAPGGLIQWMGSDLPEGVHHDTLHTVELTGTFTPRESGPHTFGIKGMGAFTLTVGGTTYYDDVQRPDKDDPFEAFFGAPVPRARAELTVGEPVDVSLTCVVQFPDDIPMKVITFALCHSAPRRDPDELIAEAVEAARNADTAVVMVATTDRVESEGFDRTDLRLPGRQDDLVRAVAAVNPNTVVVVNSGSPVELPWREDVAAVLLSWFPGQEGGAALADVLTGAHEPGGRLPTTWGSLADAPVTRVTPTDGELPYREGVFIGYRAWEKAGRTPAYPFGHGLGYTDWTYESLETDGTTARIRLRNTGARPGREVVQVYVGPAEPDPERPDRLLAGFASAEAAPGESVEVTVTLPRRAFEIWDEKAKAWAFVKGSYEITAGRSIADRRLSAPINV